From Kineosporia succinea, the proteins below share one genomic window:
- a CDS encoding lanthionine synthetase LanC family protein, with protein MRSRHAHAGFGMAHGISGPLALLSTAKLRGITVPGQDNAIHTICTWLDHWRQENDRAVWWPNFIELPQLEAHPSQVQPTPARPSWCYGAPGIARAHQLAGAALTDESRVHLAHRALLCVVADLRQRTLITEPNVCHGWAGVKATALACGDTAKELGLHHDAAALQQASSQLPTGPDSRHLLTGPWQRPTTRPKTRTAPGHQSGLLEGVAGSALADSTQHIRWGGCLLLERTTPRPEGGN; from the coding sequence ATGCGCTCGCGCCACGCTCACGCAGGTTTTGGGATGGCCCACGGCATCAGCGGCCCTCTGGCCCTGCTGTCGACGGCGAAATTGCGCGGGATCACCGTGCCTGGCCAGGACAACGCGATCCACACGATCTGCACCTGGCTTGACCACTGGCGCCAGGAGAACGATCGCGCCGTCTGGTGGCCCAATTTCATCGAACTACCCCAGCTGGAGGCCCACCCCTCTCAGGTACAGCCGACACCCGCCCGGCCGTCCTGGTGCTACGGCGCGCCCGGCATCGCCCGAGCACACCAGTTGGCCGGGGCCGCCCTGACCGATGAATCGCGGGTGCACCTGGCGCACCGCGCCCTGTTGTGCGTCGTGGCCGACCTGCGCCAGCGCACGCTCATCACCGAGCCCAACGTCTGTCACGGCTGGGCCGGAGTTAAAGCGACCGCGCTCGCGTGCGGGGACACCGCCAAGGAACTGGGGCTGCACCACGACGCCGCCGCCCTGCAGCAGGCCAGCTCGCAACTGCCCACAGGCCCGGACTCCCGCCACCTCCTCACCGGCCCCTGGCAACGGCCAACCACCCGGCCCAAGACCAGGACCGCACCAGGACACCAGTCGGGCCTGCTTGAGGGCGTCGCCGGAAGCGCCCTGGCAGACTCCACGCAGCACATTCGCTGGGGCGGATGCCTGCTCCTGGAACGCACCACTCCGCGTCCCGAAGGGGGAAACTGA